In Rhodococcus rhodochrous, a single genomic region encodes these proteins:
- a CDS encoding TIGR02569 family protein: MSSPEPPQHVCSTFGLRDVEPVPLGPDWDGGFRCGDVVLSRVADHARAAWSAKVRETLTVDGVRLARPVRSTDGRYVVSGWRADTYIVGTSEPRHDEVVSLSLRLHTATAQLERPRFLMQPPVAPWEDVDVFVAADRAAWETVPLRSARAAGAPETVTPDGRKSLDLINQLATFRKPVHLPDQLVHGDLFGTVLFAGRAAPGLTDITPYWRPASWAAAVAVVDALSWGGADEGLIGRWEDLPEWPQMLLRAVIFRLAVHALHPRSTEDAFPGLAHTADLVRFLL, encoded by the coding sequence GTGAGCTCACCCGAACCGCCTCAGCACGTGTGCTCCACATTCGGTCTCCGTGATGTCGAACCGGTCCCGCTCGGACCCGACTGGGACGGAGGCTTCCGGTGTGGGGACGTCGTGCTGTCCCGAGTCGCCGATCACGCCCGCGCGGCCTGGTCCGCCAAAGTGCGGGAGACCCTGACCGTCGACGGCGTGCGGCTGGCCCGCCCGGTGCGGTCCACCGACGGTCGCTACGTGGTCTCCGGATGGCGCGCCGACACCTACATCGTCGGCACGTCCGAGCCCCGGCACGACGAAGTGGTCTCGCTGTCGCTGCGGCTGCACACCGCCACCGCGCAGCTCGAACGTCCCCGTTTCCTCATGCAGCCACCCGTCGCACCCTGGGAGGACGTCGACGTCTTCGTCGCTGCCGACCGCGCGGCCTGGGAGACCGTGCCCCTGCGCAGCGCCCGCGCGGCGGGGGCGCCCGAGACGGTGACCCCCGACGGCCGCAAGAGTCTCGACCTGATCAACCAGCTCGCGACCTTCCGCAAGCCCGTGCACCTGCCCGATCAGCTCGTCCACGGCGACCTGTTCGGCACGGTCCTGTTCGCCGGGCGTGCGGCGCCCGGCCTGACCGACATCACTCCCTATTGGCGTCCGGCCTCGTGGGCGGCCGCCGTCGCCGTCGTCGACGCGCTGTCGTGGGGCGGGGCCGACGAAGGACTCATCGGCCGCTGGGAGGATCTGCCGGAATGGCCGCAGATGCTGCTGCGCGCGGTGATCTTCCGGCTGGCCGTGCACGCGCTGCACCCGCGCTCGACCGAGGACGCCTTCCCGGGCCTGGCGCACACCGCCGACCTCGTGCGGTTCCTCCTGTAA
- a CDS encoding TetR/AcrR family transcriptional regulator: MTEVTERASGRGNNGKRGARMPRDERRAQLLEAASEVFVTRGYHSAGMDEIAECAGVSKPVLYQHFPGKLELYCAVLQNYVDTLINGVRQALRSTTDNRQRVRAAVQAFFDFVDNDSQGFRLVFESDLMGEPQVSRRVEQATEACVDAVFDLVSHDSGLDPYRARILAVGLVGTSQFTARYWLDAARPIPKEDAVDTTVALAWGGLKHVPLQPELRRR; encoded by the coding sequence ATGACCGAAGTCACCGAACGAGCATCCGGCCGGGGTAACAACGGCAAACGGGGCGCCCGGATGCCGCGTGACGAACGTCGTGCACAGTTGCTCGAGGCTGCCAGCGAGGTCTTCGTCACACGCGGTTACCACTCTGCCGGCATGGACGAGATCGCCGAATGCGCGGGAGTGAGCAAGCCGGTGCTGTACCAGCACTTCCCTGGCAAGCTCGAGCTCTACTGCGCCGTGCTGCAGAACTATGTGGACACCCTCATCAACGGCGTCCGCCAGGCCCTGCGGTCCACGACCGACAACCGCCAGCGTGTGCGCGCCGCGGTGCAGGCCTTCTTCGATTTCGTCGACAACGACAGCCAGGGATTCCGACTCGTCTTCGAGTCGGACCTCATGGGCGAGCCGCAGGTGTCGCGGCGTGTCGAGCAGGCCACCGAGGCGTGCGTCGACGCCGTCTTCGACCTCGTGAGCCACGATTCGGGCCTCGATCCGTACCGGGCCCGCATCCTCGCGGTCGGCCTGGTCGGAACGAGCCAGTTCACGGCACGCTACTGGCTCGATGCCGCGCGCCCGATCCCCAAGGAGGACGCCGTGGACACCACCGTGGCGCTGGCCTGGGGTGGCCTGAAGCACGTGCCGTTGCAGCCGGAACTCCGTCGTCGCTGA
- a CDS encoding DEAD/DEAH box helicase — MRAETRKAGPLSKITIDHEDDASETTVSAQLDSTHVPPTFGELGVRDEIVRALAEVGIERTFAIQELTLPLALAGDDLIGQARTGMGKTFGFGVPLLHRIATEGSGTTTLDGTPRALVIVPTRELCIQVTNDLVNASKYLPGSRKSGLEVLSIYGGRPYEQQIDELKKGVDVVVGTPGRLLDLANQGHLILGKIGVLVMDEADEMLDLGFLPDIERILTMVPDRRQTMLFSATMPGPIITLARTFLNRPTHIRAEEAESSAVHERTQQFIYRAHALDKAELVARVLQAEGRGATMVFTRTKRTAQKVADDLVERGFACGAVHGDLGQIAREKALDKFRSGKIDVLVATDVAARGIDIDDVTHVINYQCPEDEKTYVHRIGRTGRAGRTGIAITLVDWDDVPRWQLIDKALDLGIPDPIETYSSSPHLFEELNIPSDATGRVRKAAPAASENGEKRERIEREGGSRPKRNRVRRRTVRGKSADGSATDVAATGSDDSVKAENGSAAAETGEDTGAAAPARRRRRRRRTRSGEGPAGRAEQQDTSNVEAVSTSSAR, encoded by the coding sequence GTGCGTGCCGAGACCAGGAAGGCCGGACCCCTGAGCAAGATCACCATCGACCACGAAGACGACGCGAGCGAAACGACCGTCTCCGCACAACTCGACTCCACCCACGTACCCCCCACCTTCGGCGAACTCGGTGTCCGCGACGAGATCGTCCGCGCCCTCGCCGAGGTCGGCATCGAACGCACCTTCGCGATCCAGGAACTCACCCTGCCGCTGGCCCTCGCCGGCGACGACCTCATCGGTCAGGCCCGTACGGGTATGGGCAAGACGTTCGGCTTCGGCGTTCCGCTTCTGCACCGCATCGCCACCGAGGGCTCCGGCACGACCACCCTCGACGGCACTCCCCGTGCACTCGTGATCGTCCCGACCCGCGAGCTGTGCATCCAGGTCACCAACGACCTCGTGAACGCTTCCAAGTACCTGCCCGGCAGCCGCAAGTCGGGCCTCGAGGTCCTGTCGATCTACGGTGGGCGCCCCTACGAGCAGCAGATCGACGAACTGAAGAAGGGTGTCGACGTCGTCGTCGGTACTCCCGGTCGTCTGCTCGATCTCGCCAACCAGGGCCATCTGATCCTGGGCAAGATCGGCGTGCTCGTCATGGACGAAGCCGACGAGATGCTCGACCTCGGCTTCCTGCCCGACATCGAGCGCATCCTCACGATGGTCCCCGACCGTCGTCAGACGATGCTGTTCTCGGCCACCATGCCCGGCCCGATCATCACCCTCGCCCGCACGTTTCTGAACCGCCCGACGCACATCCGTGCCGAGGAGGCCGAATCGTCGGCCGTGCACGAGCGCACCCAGCAGTTCATCTACCGGGCGCATGCACTCGACAAGGCCGAACTCGTCGCCCGCGTGCTGCAGGCCGAGGGTCGCGGCGCCACCATGGTCTTCACCCGCACCAAGCGCACGGCGCAGAAGGTGGCCGACGACCTCGTCGAGCGCGGTTTCGCGTGCGGCGCGGTCCACGGCGACCTCGGTCAGATCGCGCGTGAGAAGGCACTCGACAAGTTCCGCAGCGGCAAGATCGACGTGCTCGTCGCCACGGACGTCGCCGCCCGCGGCATCGACATCGACGACGTCACCCACGTCATCAACTACCAGTGCCCCGAGGACGAGAAGACCTACGTCCATCGCATCGGCCGTACCGGTCGCGCCGGACGCACCGGTATCGCGATCACCCTCGTCGACTGGGACGACGTGCCGCGCTGGCAGCTCATCGACAAGGCTCTCGATCTCGGTATCCCGGATCCGATCGAAACCTACTCGAGCTCCCCGCACCTGTTCGAGGAGCTGAACATCCCGTCCGACGCCACCGGACGCGTCCGCAAGGCTGCTCCCGCCGCCTCGGAGAACGGTGAGAAGCGCGAGCGCATCGAGCGCGAGGGCGGATCCCGCCCGAAGCGCAACCGGGTCCGCCGTCGTACCGTCCGCGGAAAGTCGGCCGACGGCTCCGCAACGGATGTGGCCGCAACCGGTTCGGACGACTCGGTGAAGGCCGAGAACGGGTCTGCCGCAGCGGAGACGGGTGAGGACACCGGGGCGGCCGCTCCGGCACGTCGTCGCCGTCGTCGCCGTCGCACCCGCTCGGGCGAGGGCCCGGCCGGTCGCGCAGAGCAGCAGGACACGTCGAACGTGGAAGCGGTCTCGACGTCGTCTGCCCGATAA
- the nirB gene encoding nitrite reductase large subunit NirB translates to MSRKNVVVVGHGMVAHRFVEALRVRDEQNSWSVTVLGEEADAAYDRVGLSSYVGAWDRKELALAGNDYAADDLVDLRVGTRAVGIDRAARTVTTAGGDVLPYDSLVLATGSYPFVPPVPGHDLPGCFVYRTLDDLDGIRAAAERAKAAGLAGIVIGGGLLGLEAANALRLLGVTPHVVEYNNRLMPAQVDEGGGRVLDRLVTDLGLVTHTGVGTEKIEAGSEALQVTLSDGSVLEAGLVIFSAGIRPQDELAREAGLELGGRGGVLTDRTCRSTSDEAVYAIGECAAVEGTCYGLVAPGYSTAEVVADRLVGGTAEFPGADLSTKLKLLGVDVASFGDAHATTPGALEVVLSDSAKGTYAKLVVSDDAKTLLGGILVGDASAYGTLRPLVGRELPGDPATLISPVGEKPGAGALPDDAEVCSCNGVTKGAICGAISEGACDIAQIKSCTSAGTTCGGCLPSIKQLLAQSGVQMSKALCEHFEQSRAELFEIVQATGIRTFSALIAQYGTGHGCDICKPVVASILASTDSDHILHPKQAGLQDTNDHFLANIQKNGTYSVVPRMPGGECTPEQLIVIGEVARDFGLYVKMTGGQRVDLFGARVEQLPQIWKRLVDAGMESGQAYGKSLRTVKSCVGSTWCRYGVQDSVGMAVALELRYRGLRSPHKLKMGVSGCARECAEARGKDVGVIATENGWNLYVCGNGGQSPKHAQLLAGGLDDETLVRYIDRFLMFYIRTADRLQRTAPWLDALEGGLEHLKEVVCDDALGIADDLEAAMAKHVEGYKDEWAGVLEDPEKLARFVSFVNAPEQPDPTVRFDDSGPRKVPVLVGMPGIGPGTGA, encoded by the coding sequence ATGAGCCGCAAGAACGTCGTCGTCGTCGGACACGGAATGGTCGCCCACCGCTTCGTCGAAGCCCTTCGCGTCCGCGACGAGCAGAACAGCTGGTCGGTGACCGTGCTCGGCGAGGAGGCCGACGCCGCCTACGACCGCGTGGGACTGTCGTCCTACGTCGGAGCCTGGGACCGCAAGGAACTCGCCCTCGCCGGAAACGACTACGCAGCAGACGATCTCGTCGACCTGCGTGTCGGCACCCGCGCCGTGGGAATCGACCGCGCGGCCCGCACCGTCACCACCGCCGGCGGCGACGTTCTGCCTTACGACAGCCTCGTCCTCGCGACCGGCTCGTACCCCTTCGTGCCCCCGGTGCCCGGCCACGACCTGCCCGGCTGCTTCGTCTACCGCACGCTCGACGATCTCGACGGTATCCGCGCCGCCGCCGAACGCGCCAAGGCCGCCGGCCTCGCCGGCATCGTCATCGGTGGTGGCCTGCTCGGACTCGAGGCCGCCAACGCGCTGCGCCTGCTGGGCGTGACCCCGCACGTCGTCGAGTACAACAACCGGCTCATGCCCGCCCAGGTCGACGAGGGCGGCGGCCGTGTCCTCGACCGTCTCGTCACCGACCTCGGCCTCGTCACCCACACCGGTGTGGGCACCGAGAAGATCGAGGCCGGATCTGAGGCGCTCCAGGTGACCCTGTCCGACGGCTCCGTCCTCGAGGCCGGGCTCGTGATCTTCTCCGCCGGCATCCGTCCCCAGGACGAACTCGCCCGCGAGGCCGGACTCGAACTCGGCGGCCGCGGCGGTGTGCTCACCGACCGCACCTGCCGGAGCACCTCGGACGAGGCCGTCTACGCCATCGGTGAATGCGCAGCCGTCGAGGGCACCTGCTACGGACTCGTCGCCCCCGGCTACAGCACCGCCGAGGTCGTCGCCGACCGGCTCGTCGGCGGCACCGCCGAGTTCCCCGGCGCCGACCTGTCCACCAAGCTCAAGCTGCTCGGCGTGGACGTCGCGAGCTTCGGCGACGCCCACGCGACGACGCCCGGCGCCCTCGAGGTCGTGCTGTCCGACTCCGCGAAGGGCACCTACGCCAAGCTCGTCGTCTCCGACGACGCGAAGACCCTGCTCGGTGGCATCCTCGTCGGCGACGCCTCCGCCTACGGCACGCTGCGACCGCTGGTGGGCCGCGAACTGCCGGGTGATCCGGCCACGCTGATCTCCCCGGTGGGGGAGAAGCCGGGCGCCGGCGCGCTGCCCGACGACGCCGAGGTGTGCTCGTGCAACGGTGTCACCAAGGGCGCGATCTGCGGCGCGATCTCCGAGGGCGCCTGCGACATCGCGCAGATCAAGTCGTGCACGAGTGCCGGTACCACCTGCGGCGGCTGCCTCCCGAGTATCAAGCAGCTGCTCGCGCAGTCGGGTGTGCAGATGTCGAAGGCTCTGTGCGAGCACTTCGAGCAGTCGCGGGCCGAGCTGTTCGAGATCGTCCAGGCCACCGGCATCCGCACCTTCTCCGCGCTCATCGCGCAGTACGGAACCGGACACGGCTGTGACATCTGCAAGCCGGTGGTCGCCTCGATCCTCGCGTCCACCGACTCCGACCACATCCTGCACCCGAAGCAGGCCGGTCTGCAGGACACGAACGACCACTTCCTCGCCAACATCCAGAAGAACGGCACCTACTCGGTCGTGCCGCGCATGCCCGGTGGCGAGTGCACCCCCGAGCAGCTCATCGTGATCGGTGAGGTGGCACGCGATTTCGGTCTCTACGTGAAGATGACCGGCGGTCAGCGCGTCGACCTGTTCGGTGCCCGCGTCGAACAGCTCCCGCAGATCTGGAAGCGTCTCGTCGACGCCGGCATGGAATCCGGCCAGGCATACGGCAAGTCGCTGCGCACCGTCAAGAGCTGCGTCGGTTCCACCTGGTGCCGCTACGGCGTGCAGGACTCGGTCGGAATGGCCGTCGCCCTCGAATTGCGTTACCGCGGACTGCGATCGCCCCACAAGCTGAAGATGGGTGTGTCGGGTTGCGCCCGTGAATGCGCCGAAGCCCGCGGCAAGGACGTCGGTGTCATCGCGACGGAGAACGGCTGGAACCTGTACGTGTGCGGCAACGGCGGCCAGTCGCCCAAGCACGCACAGCTCCTCGCCGGCGGCCTCGACGACGAGACCCTCGTCCGCTACATCGACCGGTTCCTGATGTTCTACATCCGTACCGCCGACCGGCTCCAGCGCACCGCTCCGTGGCTCGACGCACTCGAGGGTGGTCTCGAGCACCTCAAGGAGGTCGTGTGCGACGATGCGCTCGGGATCGCCGACGATCTCGAGGCCGCGATGGCCAAGCACGTCGAGGGCTACAAGGACGAGTGGGCCGGCGTCCTCGAGGATCCGGAGAAGCTGGCGCGGTTCGTCTCGTTCGTCAACGCGCCCGAGCAGCCCGACCCCACCGTCCGCTTCGACGACAGCGGCCCCCGCAAGGTCCCCGTCCTCGTGGGTATGCCGGGCATCGGACCCGGAACCGGGGCGTGA
- a CDS encoding nitrate/nitrite transporter: MTTFIENESLRDKFGRNHNIDRWDAEDVEAWEAGGKQVAKRNLIWSVIAEHVGFSVWSIWSVMVLFMPTEVYGIDAAGKFFLVAVPTLVGAILRIPYTVATARFGGRNWTIFSALVLLIPTIGALYLMLNPGHSYTTFMLVAALAGVGGGNFASSMTNINAFYPQRLKGWALGLNAGGGNIGVPAVQLIGLLVIATVGNTEPWIVCAVYLVLCAVAALGAALFMDNLRDQKADLRAMGTALKFRDSWIISFLYIGTFGSFIGFSFAFGQVLQINFLAGGDTPAQAALHAAQIAFIGPLLGSISRPLGGKLADRIGGGKITLYTFVAMALAAAVLIVAGTLDDRTTGAATGGVLTAMVLGFIALFLLSGLGNGSVYKMIPSIFEARAQDLDELDRDEKAAWSRSMSGALIGFAGAIGGLGGVGINLVFRASYGGEAQSATMAFWVFAIFYLVCIAVTWFVFLRRPHTTPTSEPSTEAPAPARVAV; the protein is encoded by the coding sequence ATGACGACCTTCATCGAAAATGAAAGTCTCAGAGACAAATTCGGACGCAACCACAACATCGATCGGTGGGACGCCGAGGATGTGGAGGCGTGGGAGGCCGGCGGTAAGCAGGTCGCCAAGCGCAACCTGATCTGGTCGGTGATCGCCGAACACGTCGGCTTCTCCGTCTGGTCGATCTGGTCGGTCATGGTGCTGTTCATGCCCACCGAGGTGTACGGCATCGACGCCGCCGGCAAGTTCTTCCTGGTTGCGGTCCCCACACTCGTCGGCGCGATCCTCCGCATTCCCTACACCGTCGCCACCGCCCGCTTCGGTGGCCGTAACTGGACCATCTTCAGCGCCCTGGTACTGCTGATCCCCACCATCGGTGCGCTGTACCTGATGCTGAACCCGGGCCACTCCTACACCACGTTCATGCTGGTCGCGGCGCTCGCCGGCGTCGGCGGCGGAAACTTCGCGTCGTCGATGACCAACATCAACGCCTTCTACCCGCAGCGCCTGAAGGGCTGGGCCCTCGGACTCAACGCCGGTGGCGGAAACATCGGTGTCCCGGCCGTCCAGCTGATCGGCCTGCTCGTCATCGCCACCGTCGGTAACACCGAGCCCTGGATCGTGTGCGCGGTCTACCTGGTCCTGTGCGCCGTCGCCGCGCTCGGCGCCGCACTGTTCATGGACAACCTCCGTGACCAGAAGGCCGACCTGCGGGCCATGGGCACCGCACTGAAGTTCCGCGACTCGTGGATCATCTCCTTCCTCTACATCGGCACCTTCGGTTCGTTCATCGGCTTCAGCTTCGCCTTCGGGCAGGTCCTGCAGATCAACTTCCTCGCCGGCGGCGACACCCCCGCCCAGGCCGCCCTGCACGCCGCGCAGATCGCCTTCATCGGCCCGCTCCTCGGATCCATCTCGCGCCCGCTCGGCGGAAAGCTCGCCGACCGCATCGGCGGCGGGAAGATCACCCTCTACACCTTCGTCGCGATGGCCCTGGCCGCCGCGGTGCTCATCGTCGCCGGCACCCTCGACGACCGCACCACCGGCGCCGCGACCGGCGGCGTACTGACCGCCATGGTGCTCGGCTTCATCGCCCTGTTCCTGCTCTCCGGGCTCGGCAACGGCTCGGTCTACAAGATGATCCCGTCCATCTTCGAGGCCCGTGCGCAGGATCTCGACGAACTGGATCGCGACGAGAAGGCCGCCTGGTCGCGCAGCATGTCCGGTGCCCTCATCGGCTTCGCCGGTGCCATCGGCGGACTCGGCGGCGTCGGCATCAACCTGGTCTTCCGTGCCTCCTACGGCGGCGAGGCGCAGTCCGCGACGATGGCCTTCTGGGTCTTCGCGATCTTCTACCTCGTGTGCATCGCGGTCACCTGGTTCGTCTTCCTCCGCCGCCCCCACACCACCCCCACGAGCGAGCCGTCCACCGAGGCTCCCGCCCCGGCCCGCGTCGCAGTCTGA
- a CDS encoding ferritin-like fold-containing protein, whose translation MGADTPQSTSESGTTPGGPAVPADHPGVAELFAVLAYGEISAFYRLAEDARFSPSLRGRVALASMAAAEMSHFETLHTALTDRGVEIYAAMEPYRKALDAYHASTTPSTWLEVLVKAYVGDGIAADFYCEIADMLAPEVSTVVREVLAETGHSEFVVQEVREVVERSPLQKDRLMLWGRRLLGEAITQAQYVLAQNEELAELVILASGDLTNIAALFDRMQVEHAERMSVLGLH comes from the coding sequence ATGGGAGCCGATACGCCGCAGTCCACCTCCGAGTCCGGCACGACGCCGGGCGGACCCGCAGTCCCCGCCGATCACCCCGGTGTCGCAGAGCTCTTCGCGGTGCTCGCGTACGGCGAGATCTCGGCGTTCTACCGGCTCGCCGAGGACGCACGGTTCTCCCCGTCCCTGCGCGGGCGGGTCGCCCTCGCAAGCATGGCAGCTGCGGAGATGAGCCATTTCGAGACGCTCCACACCGCGCTCACCGATCGTGGTGTCGAGATCTACGCGGCGATGGAGCCCTACCGCAAGGCCCTCGACGCCTACCACGCCTCGACCACTCCGTCGACGTGGCTCGAGGTTCTCGTGAAGGCATACGTCGGTGACGGGATCGCCGCGGATTTCTACTGTGAGATCGCCGACATGCTCGCTCCCGAGGTGTCCACGGTGGTCCGGGAGGTCCTCGCCGAGACCGGCCATTCCGAGTTCGTGGTGCAGGAGGTCCGCGAGGTCGTCGAGCGCAGCCCGCTGCAGAAGGACCGTCTGATGCTGTGGGGGCGCCGGCTGCTCGGCGAGGCCATCACCCAGGCGCAGTACGTCCTCGCACAGAACGAGGAACTCGCCGAGCTGGTGATTCTCGCGTCCGGCGACCTGACGAACATCGCCGCGCTGTTCGATCGCATGCAGGTCGAGCACGCCGAGCGGATGTCGGTGCTCGGACTGCATTAG
- a CDS encoding DUF3107 domain-containing protein → MEVKIGVADSPREVVVVSDQTPDEVEKLVRAALNGADDGVLALVDEKGRKVLVQAAKISYVDIGPATLGKVGFAAN, encoded by the coding sequence GTGGAGGTCAAGATCGGCGTCGCGGACAGCCCGCGCGAAGTTGTCGTCGTCAGCGACCAGACGCCCGACGAGGTGGAGAAGCTCGTCCGGGCCGCGTTGAACGGCGCCGACGACGGGGTGCTCGCCCTTGTCGACGAGAAGGGCCGCAAGGTTCTCGTGCAGGCCGCCAAGATCAGCTACGTGGACATCGGTCCTGCCACGCTGGGCAAGGTCGGCTTCGCCGCCAACTGA
- a CDS encoding DUF3152 domain-containing protein produces MIERGGVRESRGPQGSSPTDPSPTLSGSSRSRGTERTEPGRRSHQPLRAVWDPVGRSDRPPRRPRPERDVRKQTRVGRFVATYGWRAYAVPILAVVTLIVLWDAARGAGAEEPADPIVASEVTEIIVEAPQPEGTFPESLESGALPEGGPFTEVGAREWRVVPGTTGQVGAGQTRVFTYTVELEEGIDTTGYGGDAAFATMVDRTLADPRSWIGDEAVAFRRIDTGEPDFRISLTSQMTIREGCGYDIPLEGSCFNPSMERVFLNEARWVRGAVAFQGDIGSYRQYVVNHEVGHAIGLAQHDACTTDGGLAPIMMQQTFGTANDDIARLDPGGTVPADGARCRFNPWPYPRA; encoded by the coding sequence GTGATCGAGCGTGGAGGAGTGCGCGAGAGCAGGGGTCCGCAGGGCTCCTCGCCGACAGATCCTTCCCCGACGCTGTCCGGTTCGTCCCGGTCGCGAGGAACGGAACGAACCGAGCCGGGGCGTAGGTCGCACCAGCCTCTGCGCGCCGTGTGGGACCCGGTGGGACGGTCGGACCGACCGCCTCGCCGACCGCGACCCGAGCGCGACGTCCGTAAACAGACCCGCGTGGGCAGATTCGTCGCCACCTACGGCTGGCGCGCCTACGCCGTTCCGATCCTCGCCGTCGTGACCCTGATCGTGCTGTGGGACGCCGCGCGTGGCGCCGGAGCGGAGGAGCCCGCCGACCCGATCGTCGCGAGCGAGGTCACCGAGATCATCGTCGAGGCCCCGCAACCCGAGGGAACCTTCCCCGAGTCGCTCGAGTCCGGTGCGCTGCCGGAGGGCGGCCCGTTCACGGAGGTCGGTGCGCGGGAGTGGCGGGTCGTGCCCGGCACCACGGGGCAGGTCGGCGCGGGGCAGACCCGTGTGTTCACCTACACGGTGGAACTCGAGGAGGGCATCGACACCACCGGCTACGGCGGCGACGCGGCCTTCGCGACGATGGTCGACCGGACCCTCGCCGACCCGCGCAGCTGGATCGGCGACGAGGCGGTCGCCTTCCGTCGGATCGACACCGGCGAGCCGGACTTCCGGATCTCCCTCACCTCGCAGATGACCATCCGCGAAGGATGCGGTTACGACATCCCGCTCGAGGGATCGTGCTTCAACCCCTCCATGGAGCGGGTGTTCCTCAACGAAGCGCGGTGGGTGCGCGGGGCCGTCGCTTTCCAGGGCGACATCGGGTCGTACCGCCAGTACGTTGTCAACCACGAGGTCGGCCACGCCATCGGCCTGGCGCAACACGATGCCTGCACCACCGACGGCGGCCTCGCGCCGATCATGATGCAGCAGACCTTCGGTACCGCCAACGACGACATCGCGCGCCTGGACCCGGGCGGCACGGTCCCCGCCGACGGGGCGCGATGCCGGTTCAACCCGTGGCCGTACCCGCGGGCGTAG
- the moeZ gene encoding adenylyltransferase/sulfurtransferase MoeZ, with product MDGDAGRIATGEPVTATTPSTRRSLPPLVEPGPELGHEEVARYSRHLIIPNVGVTGQRRLKNARVLCIGAGGLGSPALLYLAAAGVGTIGIVEFDDVETSNLQRQVIHGRSDVGRSKGESARDSILAINDGVTVRLHETRLESGNAVQLFEQYDLILDGTDNFATRYLVNDAAVLAGKPYVWGSIFRFEGQVSVFWEDAPDGRGLNYRDLYPEAPPPGMVPSCAEGGVLGVLPGTIGTVMATEAIKLITGIGEPLLGRLMIYDALAMSFRTVTLRRDPGRVPVTELVDYEAFCGIVPDAAASARSAVTPTELRRMLDEGRDLALIDVREPVEWEIVRIDGARLVPKDRILSGEALADLPQNTPIVLYCKTGIRSAEALEVLARAGFSDATHLHGGVIAWAQQVDTSLPVY from the coding sequence ATGGACGGTGACGCAGGACGCATCGCGACAGGAGAACCCGTGACCGCAACGACACCGTCGACGCGCCGATCCCTTCCGCCGTTGGTGGAACCCGGCCCGGAGCTCGGTCACGAGGAGGTCGCGCGGTACAGCCGTCACCTGATCATCCCGAATGTCGGGGTCACCGGTCAGCGACGGCTGAAGAACGCGCGGGTGCTGTGCATCGGTGCCGGCGGGCTCGGTTCGCCCGCACTGCTGTATCTCGCGGCGGCGGGCGTCGGCACGATCGGCATCGTCGAGTTCGACGACGTGGAGACGTCGAACCTGCAGCGTCAGGTGATCCACGGCCGTTCCGACGTCGGACGGTCCAAGGGGGAGAGCGCCCGCGACAGCATCCTGGCCATCAACGACGGCGTCACCGTGCGCCTGCACGAGACGCGGCTGGAGTCGGGCAACGCCGTGCAGCTGTTCGAGCAGTACGACCTGATCCTCGACGGCACCGACAACTTCGCGACCCGCTATCTCGTCAACGACGCCGCCGTCCTCGCCGGCAAGCCGTACGTGTGGGGCTCGATCTTCCGGTTCGAGGGCCAGGTATCGGTGTTCTGGGAGGACGCCCCCGACGGGCGCGGCCTGAACTACCGAGACCTCTACCCCGAGGCCCCGCCGCCGGGGATGGTTCCCTCGTGCGCCGAGGGTGGTGTGCTCGGTGTCCTGCCCGGCACGATCGGCACCGTCATGGCCACCGAGGCGATCAAGCTCATCACGGGGATCGGTGAGCCGTTGCTCGGCCGCCTCATGATCTACGACGCGCTCGCGATGTCGTTCCGCACGGTGACCCTGCGCCGCGATCCGGGACGGGTGCCGGTCACCGAACTGGTCGACTACGAGGCCTTCTGCGGGATCGTTCCCGATGCCGCCGCGTCGGCGCGATCGGCCGTCACCCCCACCGAACTGCGCCGCATGCTCGACGAGGGCCGCGACCTCGCGCTGATCGACGTGCGCGAACCCGTCGAATGGGAGATCGTCCGTATCGACGGTGCCCGGCTCGTCCCGAAGGACCGCATCCTCTCCGGTGAGGCCCTCGCCGACCTGCCGCAGAACACCCCGATCGTGCTGTACTGCAAGACGGGCATCCGCTCGGCCGAGGCGCTCGAAGTGCTTGCGCGCGCCGGATTCTCGGATGCGACACATCTGCATGGTGGCGTGATCGCGTGGGCGCAGCAGGTCGACACCTCGTTACCGGTCTACTGA